The following DNA comes from Streptomyces sp. NBC_00690.
CGGTAAGGCATCGGAAATCGCGGACACGATCGTGTTTCTGGCGAGTGATGCCTCTTCGTTCACGACCGGTGCCGAGTTCGTGGTCGACGGCGGGATGATTGCCGGTATTCCACGCCGGTGACGTGGTGCGGGGAGCCCTGCTGTCGGACGGCCGCCTAGGGCTCGGGCCGGCTCCAGCACGAGTCGCGAACCGAGGCGCTGGGCCGCCCGGCACACGGTCATCGGTGCGACGTCGAGCAACCGGGCGAGCCGCCGTACGGTGAGGTACGCGCGGTAGTGCACGGCCACCGGCGCCAGCCGCTCGGCGAGCAGCCCCGATCTGGCCCCTTGCCTACGGTGGGTGAAGACACGGCATCGGCGAGCAGGTCACCCTTCCCCTCAGCTCGCCCGCGGGCCTGCCATGTGCACGACTGGCAGGTGCGGATATGCAACGCCGCTCACAACACGGAGAGCACAAGGGCGGCGAGGACGGGCAGCAGCACGCTCGCGACTCCTCCAGGTGATCTCAGCACCAGTGGCGTGTGCCGCCCTTGGCGGCATTCACGCCCCGGCTAGCCAGCCCTTGAGTACCCAGGTCACGGCTGGGCCTGTGCGTGTTGGTCCAGGCGGATCAGCAGACCGCGCAGTTGATGGAGTTCGCGGGGGGAGAGGTCTCCGTACACAGGGTTGCCCTCGGCAGTGCGCTCCAGCAGGCGTCGCCGCAGTTCCTCTCCCTCGGGGGTGAGGACGATGGCCCGGGCCCGTCCGTCGGTGAGACCCGCGGCGCTGCCCGAGCGGCGCTCGACCAGGCCACGGCCGACCAGCCTGTTGATCAGGTTGGTCGTGTTGGAGCGGTCGGCCCAGAGGATTTCGGCGACCTTGCCGATCAGTACCGACTCCCCCGGTTGAAGGGCGACAAGGGCCTTGGCTTCGGATCGGGAGAGTCCGAACTCGGCGATACGCGCGAAGTAGTGCGCGGTGAGCCGTTCCGTCAGCCGGTACGCCAAGGGCACGATGTCGCCCTGCGGTGATGCGTCGTCCATCTCCCCAAGATACCTCAAAGTAGTGGTTGTTTGACAACCATATCCAAGGATGTAATGGTTGCAATACAACTACTTCTTGGGGGTCGTGAATGTCGGATGACCGCAACAGATCCGTCCTCGCAGGACGGACAATCCTCATCACCGGAGCCACCAGCGGAATCGGCCGGGCCACCGCGAAGGCACTGGCCGGCCGCGGGGCCACCGTCATCCTGGGCGCCCGCAACGCCGATCGCGGGGAGGCGACCCGCAATGAGATCACCAACACCACGGGTAACCCCTCGGTCGAGGTCCGCCTGGCAGACCTCTCTTCACAACACTCCATTCACCGGCTCGCCCAAGCCGTCATCGCCGACCATGAGCAGCTGCACGTCCTCATCAACAACGCCGGAGTCATCAACCCCCGCCGCCGCGAGACCACCGACGGGCTGGAAGAAACCCTCGCCATCAACCACCTCGCCCCCTTCCTCCTCACCCATCTGCTACTCCCGACCATGCGCGCCTCCGGGCCCGCCCGTGTGATCACGGTCAGCTCCGCCGCCCAGGCCATGGGCCGCATCGATCTCGACGACCTCCAGAGCAGTCGCCGGTACTCGCAGCAACGCGCCTACAACCAATCCAAGCTCGCCAACGTCCTGTTCACCTACGAACTCGCCCGCCGTCTGGAGGTGGACGGAGCGGATGGTCCGGGCGGACTGAGTGCCACCGCGCTGGAACCGGGCTTCGTACGCACCGCCATGCGACCGCCCTTCCCCTTCAGCCTGTTCGCGGCCCTCAGCACCAGCGCGGACACCGGCGCACGGGCCTCGGTCGCCCTGGCTGGAGCCGACCGCCTCGACACCGACAACGGCTTCTTCTTCGACCGGAAGGGGAATCCGACCCGCACCACTCCTGTCTCCTATGACACAACGCTCGCGGGCCGCCTGTGGAACATCAGCGCTCAGCTGACCACGCACACCCCCTCACTCCCCGACCCGGCCTGACCCTGCGCACAACGTCGGCTGCCCGGCGGGCATCCGGGCATCGCCTGACGCGGTCGCGGGCCACCAGCCGGGCCGACTAGCTCAAGGCGCCGGGTGTGGACGCGGGGCATGCGCATGGGCGGTCCGTTCGTCGGGGTTCCCGTCATCGCGTGGCTGAAGGACGTCGTCGTGGTTGCGGGCTCGACCGATGCGGTGGGAGGTAGGGACTGGCCTTGGTGCTGTGTGGGCCCGTTCGGTTCATCCGGAGGGCGGTACGCCTTCGGTGGGCGCGGGCCGATGATGACGAAAGGGATGGAAGAAGGGGGCCATCACCGTACCGGGGGCTGCCGCGCACGGGCCTGGTACGGAACAGCAGAGGAGCCACCGTCATGCACAGCGAAGACCTCCCGGCCCCGGCCTCCGGGTTGCTGCTCACCCACTTCCTCACCGTGGGGGACGTGGGCCGGTCCCGGGCGTTCTACACCGAGGTCCTCGGCGGTGAGGTCGTCCTCACCGAGAACCCATGCATCGTCAAGCTCGCCAACAGCTGGCTCATCATGAACCCGGGAGGCGGCCCCACCCCCGACAAACCCGACGTCACCCTCCGACCGCCCAACGACCCCGGTACGGCATCCAGCTTCCTCAACATCCGCGTGGCGGACATCGACGCCTGTTACCGACTCTGGAGCGCGAAGGGCGCGCAGTTCCTTACCCCGCCAATTGACCGAAAGGCCGAGCTGCGCTGCTATCTACGCGATCCTGACGGCTATCTCATCGAGGTCGGCCAAGCAACCGGTCTCCTCCAGGGCATCCTCGCCGACCCGACCCCCGATGACCGCTAACCCACTGACGTTCGACACCGTCCACCACCGAGTTCGTGTTCCAACTCGGCTTCCGGACCCAGGCACTGGTGTTCCCGATACAGGTTGAGGGGCGCCGGCCAAGGGCGATGTCTCTACCCTGAGCGCAGCGGGGCTCTCGTGAGACGTCCACAGAAGTTGAGCCACCACCGTCACCCAACCCGTCGCCCAACGCGTCGACTTGTCCTTGCCCCAACTGTGGGCGAATGAGCGCTTGAGATCGCTCTGCCGATCGTGGTTGGTAGCCTTCCGGGATGACTTCGACCTTCGATCAGGCCGTCCGTGACCGGCTCCTAGCCCCCAACATCTGGTACGTCGGAACCGTCTTCCCGGACGGTGCACCGCAGGTCAGCCCGATGTGGGTGGATCTGGAGGGAGAGGGTGAGCTGACCTTCAACACATCGGTGGGTCGGGTGAAGGAGGAGAATCTGCGTCGCGACCCCCGTGTGTATCTCTCACACGCGGACGCAGCAGATCCCTTCGACCGGGTGCAGATCAGTGGTGTGGTGACCCGGTTCATCGAGGGCGAGGAGGCGCGCGACCGGATGGACCGGCTGGCCCTGAAGTACCTCGGCGAGCGGTTCGAGTGGATCATGCCGGGTGAGCAGCGGATCGCGGTGATCGTGCGTCCGGTCAAGGTGCGGCACATCGTCGGGGTCGAGCGGTTCCGGCCAGGCGGTCCCGTTCCCGCCCCCTGAACGGGCAGATCGAACGTCCCCGGGCCTGCAGTTCGATCCGGACACACTCCATGACGGGTCAACTCCACCTGCCGCGATCCCCCCACCCACGGCGATCCGGCCGAGGCCCGCACCATCGCGTGCACCGTCTCGACCTCCCGGGTGGCTTCTGCGTAGTGCAGCTGCAGCTGCACGGCTCTCGACGAGCACACGTTCGTTGGGGAGTTCGGATTCCACCCCAGGCGCCATGAGGTTCGGATCATCGGCGCGTTTCGATGTCACCCCGGATGCTCTGGCACGGGATCCGTAGGCCGACGAACTGACCTTCGATCAGCTTCTCTGCGGAGTCGGCCCGGCACCTCCCGCGGACCCTTCTCGAAACCGCCGCGCTCTGCGAGGCCGTCCGGTGGGGGATCGCCCTCCCCCACCACCCGCCCCATCTCAGCGCGGGAGCCGCGCGACCCGCTCACTCCCTCGGCCTCCAGCACCCCCTCTTCGCCATTTTCATACTGATAAATACGGAAATACCTCGCTGGCGATTACTGAAAGAGGCCCCCCTTTCCCCCCTGCTTGCCCGACCAGGTATCTTGCAACGCATGCAACCAGGTGATGCGACTAAGCAAGCTCGGGCAGCCGCCCAGCTGCGCAAAGGGGTCCTGGAGTACTGCGTACTCGCCCTCATGCGTGACCGCCCCCGGTACGGCGTGGAACTCCTCCACGCCCTGGAGAACTCCGGCGCCCTGGCTACGGGCCGGGGCACGGTCTATCCGCTGCTCTCCCGGCTCCGGCGCGACGACCTGGTCACCACCACCTGGCAGGAGTCCGCCTCCGGCCCACCCCGCCGCTACTACGCGCTCACCGACAGCGGCCGGGCCGCTCTCGACGAGTTCGCCCGTGTCTGGCCTGGCTTCCGCAACGCCGTTGACACCTTCCTGACCACCCCGCAACCCCCCACCGGAGACCCCGCATGAAGACCTCTGCCGAGCCCGTACGCGACTACCTCTCCGCGGTCGAGCGCGAGTCCTCCGCGCTTCCTGCCGACCGTCGTCAGGAACTCCTCGCCGACCTCGCGGAGCACATCGAGGTGACGCGCGCCGAGCGCCCCGACGCCACGATCGGCGAGATCCTGGCGGAGTTGGGGGACCCCCGCACGATCGCGGCGACAGCGCTGGTCGAAGCAGGGAACGGAACGGCCGGGGCCCCGGCCCTGAGCGATGCCGATGCACCCGCCCGGCGCGGCAAGGTACACCCCCTGGTCCCACTGCTGATGCTCACCATCGCGCCGCCCGCCACCATGCTGCTCTCCAACACCCCCGGCTCGGTGGTCGCCGCACTGTTCCGCCTGATCGGCGCGGTACTTCTGTGCACCTCGGTGTACTGGACCGCAGTCCAGAAGACCATCGGCGTACTGCTCACCCTCATCTTGCCGATCACCGTCTTCACCACCTGGAACCTGATCTCGGGCCACGCGGCGCCAGAAATCCCGGCTCTCCTGGCCAACATGGGCTCGCTCGCCCTGATAGCGGGCACTGCCCTATGGCTCTGGCGCATCCGCCGCGTCTGATAGACGGTTGCGGCACCTGGTTCTCCACAGATGGCCACAGCCCCAAGAGATGCGACACGGCCTCCAGCTTCGCTGGCCGATACCGACAGCCCAGCGGTCTTGGCGACATCGATCGAGGCATCGATGTCCCGGTCGAGAACGGCTCCGCGCGCACGCACCAGATTCCCATGAGCGGACGTGCCGCGGCTCAGATCGGAACCTATCGCCGCGTGATCGCTCCGCAGCAGAAGATGCCGGGGGCTTGGGTGGAGATATCCACCAGGGCGGCCAGGACGACGACCGTGGCGACGAGTCGGTCAGGGGAAACCCGGTGATAGAGGAGCACAAGGCTACGAAGGGCTGGGTGAAAGAACTCCGTAGGAACTCGACACAGCTGACCGAATACCCTTCCCTGCCAGCAATTTTTCTATCTTCCTCCTGAGTCTCCGTCGCCTTCCACAGCTACTCCGGCGCCAGGAGGGTTCCCCTTTCAGTCACCGGGGCGCGTTCCGGCGGTTCATCAGTGCGGCGGCAGGGCAGCCTTCCGTCGCCTCAGCACAACGGCACAGCGCGCACGGACACATCAAACAGAAATGGGGAATTGAATGAGCTGGAAGAAGCAAGCTGCCACCTTGGCCTCTGCGTTCATCTTGGCAGGTGCAGGGATACTCGTATCCGGACCGCCTGCAGCGGCTGCCAGTAACTGCCCGTCCAATTCGCTGTGTTTCTACGACTCCATCAATTTCGGTGGCGATCGGATCGCCACCGGCAGTCTGTACGCCTGTCGCTACATGACGGACTTCTCCTCCTTCGGGCACGTCAGGTCGTACGACAACAACCTGAACGTGGACGGCATGCTCTGGAGATGGGACGGCAACGGGGACTATGAGGAGTACCGCGGCTTCCCTGCCGGAGGTTCCAGCAGCAACCTCGGCAGCGGAATCTACGGTGCCGGGCAGATGGACCAATTCTGTACAGGGGGCCGTGCTGCTACAAACTGACCCGTGGACGAGCGTTCGACACGGGCCGGCGCGGCCTCCGGCGCCGCACCCGTACGGTGTGTTCCGGCATCTCTGAGATGACCGCCCAGGTCCAGATGGATACACAGCGGTCCGCCCCTGATCCGTGCTGGACCGGGCGATTCATCCGGAGTGCTCGTGTGCGGCGATGAATTCTGCCGCGCTTTCGGGTCTACATTCTTTGAACCCGATCGAACTGCGCTCAGGGAGAGCACAATGCCCGCTACCTATACCTTCGACGTCTTCTCCAGCCTGGACGGCTACGGCTCCTACAGTGATGGGGACTGGGGCGGCTACTGGGGCAAGCAGGGTCCCGAGTTTCTCGACCACCGCCTCGCCCAATACGGCGCGGAGCAGCGGATGGTCTTGGGGGCCGGCACCTACCGGGAGTTCGTGCAGCTGTTGGGCCCGGGGGCCGAGGCCCCCGAAGTGGGTGACCCGTGGGTAGCACGGATGAGGAGTCTGCCGACGACGGTGGTCTCGACGACACTGGAAGAGCCCCTCGACTGGCCGGGAGACGCGAGGGTGGTGCGCGGTGACGCCGTCGATGTTGTCGCCCGGCTCAAGGAGGAGTCCGAGGTGCCACTGCGGTCGCACGGCAGCCTGTCGATGAACCGCGCACTGATGGCCGCTGGGCTCGTCGACCGCGTCCAGGTGACGATCTTCCCGGTCATCACTGGTCGGACAGGCTCTGCCCCGATCTTTCGGGGTGCGGCCGACTTCGACCTGGAGCTGATCGATCACCAGACGCTCGACGGCCAGACCCAAGAGCTCGTCTACCGGCCCACCCTCCGCGTCTGAGACCTTCCCCATGAAGAGGATGGG
Coding sequences within:
- a CDS encoding VOC family protein, coding for MHSEDLPAPASGLLLTHFLTVGDVGRSRAFYTEVLGGEVVLTENPCIVKLANSWLIMNPGGGPTPDKPDVTLRPPNDPGTASSFLNIRVADIDACYRLWSAKGAQFLTPPIDRKAELRCYLRDPDGYLIEVGQATGLLQGILADPTPDDR
- a CDS encoding peptidase inhibitor family I36 protein, with the translated sequence MSWKKQAATLASAFILAGAGILVSGPPAAAASNCPSNSLCFYDSINFGGDRIATGSLYACRYMTDFSSFGHVRSYDNNLNVDGMLWRWDGNGDYEEYRGFPAGGSSSNLGSGIYGAGQMDQFCTGGRAATN
- a CDS encoding PadR family transcriptional regulator, whose product is MQPGDATKQARAAAQLRKGVLEYCVLALMRDRPRYGVELLHALENSGALATGRGTVYPLLSRLRRDDLVTTTWQESASGPPRRYYALTDSGRAALDEFARVWPGFRNAVDTFLTTPQPPTGDPA
- a CDS encoding SDR family oxidoreductase, whose product is MSDDRNRSVLAGRTILITGATSGIGRATAKALAGRGATVILGARNADRGEATRNEITNTTGNPSVEVRLADLSSQHSIHRLAQAVIADHEQLHVLINNAGVINPRRRETTDGLEETLAINHLAPFLLTHLLLPTMRASGPARVITVSSAAQAMGRIDLDDLQSSRRYSQQRAYNQSKLANVLFTYELARRLEVDGADGPGGLSATALEPGFVRTAMRPPFPFSLFAALSTSADTGARASVALAGADRLDTDNGFFFDRKGNPTRTTPVSYDTTLAGRLWNISAQLTTHTPSLPDPA
- a CDS encoding TIGR03618 family F420-dependent PPOX class oxidoreductase; translation: MTSTFDQAVRDRLLAPNIWYVGTVFPDGAPQVSPMWVDLEGEGELTFNTSVGRVKEENLRRDPRVYLSHADAADPFDRVQISGVVTRFIEGEEARDRMDRLALKYLGERFEWIMPGEQRIAVIVRPVKVRHIVGVERFRPGGPVPAP
- a CDS encoding dihydrofolate reductase family protein, whose amino-acid sequence is MPATYTFDVFSSLDGYGSYSDGDWGGYWGKQGPEFLDHRLAQYGAEQRMVLGAGTYREFVQLLGPGAEAPEVGDPWVARMRSLPTTVVSTTLEEPLDWPGDARVVRGDAVDVVARLKEESEVPLRSHGSLSMNRALMAAGLVDRVQVTIFPVITGRTGSAPIFRGAADFDLELIDHQTLDGQTQELVYRPTLRV
- a CDS encoding HAAS signaling domain-containing protein; the encoded protein is MKTSAEPVRDYLSAVERESSALPADRRQELLADLAEHIEVTRAERPDATIGEILAELGDPRTIAATALVEAGNGTAGAPALSDADAPARRGKVHPLVPLLMLTIAPPATMLLSNTPGSVVAALFRLIGAVLLCTSVYWTAVQKTIGVLLTLILPITVFTTWNLISGHAAPEIPALLANMGSLALIAGTALWLWRIRRV
- a CDS encoding MarR family winged helix-turn-helix transcriptional regulator, which produces MDDASPQGDIVPLAYRLTERLTAHYFARIAEFGLSRSEAKALVALQPGESVLIGKVAEILWADRSNTTNLINRLVGRGLVERRSGSAAGLTDGRARAIVLTPEGEELRRRLLERTAEGNPVYGDLSPRELHQLRGLLIRLDQHAQAQP